A stretch of Fusobacterium sp. DD2 DNA encodes these proteins:
- a CDS encoding class I SAM-dependent methyltransferase gives MSRSQKGLAGAGEWETLKKMLPDFKGKRVLDLGCGYGWHCIYAMENGASSVVGVDISHKMLEVAKGKTHFPQIEYECCAIEDVDFPEESFDVILSSLAFHYVADYENLIKKIYRMLKAGGNLVFTVEHPVFTAHGTQDWYYNEKGEILHFPVDNYYYEGKRTAMFLEEKVTKYHRTLTTYLNTLLSNSFIINQIVEPQPPENMMDIPGMADEMRRPMMLIVSAKKKM, from the coding sequence ATGAGTCGCTCGCAGAAAGGACTGGCTGGTGCGGGAGAATGGGAGACTTTGAAAAAGATGCTACCTGATTTTAAGGGTAAGCGTGTGCTTGATTTAGGATGCGGCTATGGATGGCACTGTATATATGCGATGGAAAACGGTGCTTCCTCTGTAGTAGGTGTTGATATTTCTCATAAAATGCTCGAAGTAGCAAAAGGAAAAACCCATTTTCCACAGATTGAATATGAATGCTGTGCCATAGAAGATGTGGATTTCCCAGAGGAGAGCTTTGATGTAATACTAAGTTCGCTTGCGTTTCATTATGTAGCAGACTATGAGAATTTAATAAAAAAGATATATAGGATGCTGAAGGCTGGTGGCAATTTAGTTTTTACAGTTGAACATCCTGTTTTTACTGCTCATGGAACACAAGACTGGTATTATAACGAAAAAGGAGAAATACTGCATTTCCCGGTGGACAATTATTATTATGAGGGCAAACGGACAGCTATGTTTTTGGAAGAAAAGGTTACAAAATATCATAGAACACTGACCACATATCTAAATACACTGCTTTCAAATAGTTTTATAATAAATCAGATTGTGGAGCCACAGCCGCCAGAGAACATGATGGATATTCCGGGGATGGCGGATGAAATGCGACGCCCAATGATGCTGATTGTATCGGCAAAAAAGAAGATGTAA
- the aph(3')-IIIa gene encoding aminoglycoside O-phosphotransferase APH(3')-IIIa, which translates to MAKMRISPELKKLIEKYRCVKDTEGMSPAKVYKLVGENENLYLKMTDSRYKGTTYDVEREKDMMLWLEGKLPVPKVLHFERHDGWSNLLMSEADGVLCSEEYEDEQSPEKIIELYAECIRLFHSIDISDCPYTNSLDSRLAELDYLLNNDLADVDCENWEEDTPFKDPRELYDFLKTEKPEEELVFSHGDLGDSNIFVKDGKVSGFIDLGRSGRADKWYDIAFCVRSIREDIGEEQYVELFFDLLGIKPDWEKIKYYILLDELF; encoded by the coding sequence ATGGCTAAAATGAGAATATCACCGGAATTGAAAAAACTGATCGAAAAATACCGCTGCGTAAAAGATACGGAAGGAATGTCTCCTGCTAAGGTATATAAGCTGGTGGGAGAAAATGAAAACCTATATTTAAAAATGACGGACAGCCGGTATAAAGGGACCACCTATGATGTGGAACGGGAAAAGGACATGATGCTATGGCTGGAAGGAAAGCTGCCTGTTCCAAAGGTCCTGCACTTTGAACGGCATGATGGCTGGAGCAATCTGCTCATGAGTGAGGCCGATGGCGTCCTTTGCTCGGAAGAGTATGAAGATGAACAAAGCCCTGAAAAGATTATCGAGCTGTATGCGGAGTGCATCAGGCTCTTTCACTCCATCGACATATCGGATTGTCCCTATACGAATAGCTTAGACAGCCGCTTAGCCGAATTGGATTACTTACTGAATAACGATCTGGCCGATGTGGATTGCGAAAACTGGGAAGAAGACACTCCATTTAAAGATCCGCGCGAGCTGTATGATTTTTTAAAGACGGAAAAGCCCGAAGAGGAACTTGTCTTTTCCCACGGCGACCTGGGAGACAGCAACATCTTTGTGAAAGATGGCAAAGTAAGTGGCTTTATTGATCTTGGGAGAAGCGGCAGGGCGGACAAGTGGTATGACATTGCCTTCTGCGTCCGGTCGATCAGGGAGGATATCGGGGAAGAACAGTATGTCGAGCTATTTTTTGACTTACTGGGGATCAAGCCTGATTGGGAGAAAATAAAATATTATATTTTACTGGATGAATTGTTTTAG
- the sat4 gene encoding streptothricin N-acetyltransferase Sat4, giving the protein MITEMKAGHLKDIDKPSEPFEVIGKIIPRYENENWTFTELLYEAPYLKSYQDEEDEEDEEADCLEYIDNTDKIIYLYYQDDKCVGKVKLRKNWNRYAYIEDIAVCKDFRGQGIGSALINISIEWAKHKNLHGLMLETQDNNLIACKFYHNCGFKIGSVDTMLYANFENNFEKAVFWYLRF; this is encoded by the coding sequence GTGATTACAGAAATGAAAGCAGGGCACCTGAAAGATATCGATAAACCCAGCGAACCATTTGAGGTGATAGGTAAGATTATACCGAGGTATGAAAACGAGAATTGGACCTTTACAGAATTACTCTATGAAGCGCCATATTTAAAAAGCTACCAAGACGAAGAGGATGAAGAGGATGAGGAGGCAGATTGCCTTGAATATATTGACAATACTGATAAGATAATATATCTTTACTACCAAGACGATAAATGCGTCGGAAAAGTTAAACTGCGAAAAAATTGGAACCGGTACGCTTATATAGAAGATATCGCCGTATGTAAGGATTTCAGGGGGCAAGGCATAGGCAGCGCGCTTATCAATATATCTATAGAATGGGCAAAGCATAAAAACTTGCATGGACTAATGCTTGAAACCCAGGACAATAACCTTATAGCTTGTAAATTCTATCATAATTGTGGTTTCAAAATCGGCTCCGTCGATACTATGTTATACGCCAACTTTGAAAACAACTTTGAAAAAGCTGTTTTCTGGTATTTAAGGTTTTAG
- a CDS encoding DNA-binding protein, whose translation MEYKDIRENLEEMMNDNYKDFIKALVSIEKGVNDKKALEEVYVLYMNNDTTGLLSDDFDYMIDDMKEQGKIVENVSDIEEKDDLINIVGNIAGQVENLERENANGEKFKVSNFLIVSKDDDGNKVYTNCSAYGDKTKDLENLKQGDFVKIFGQVKTSIDNNGKEHKNVRILSSKLLKIKEQAKSQGKDKKSILGQIKSFKTDDKTKFNKKDHSKGAER comes from the coding sequence ATGGAATACAAAGATATTAGAGAAAACTTAGAAGAAATGATGAATGATAATTACAAGGATTTTATAAAAGCACTTGTGAGCATAGAAAAAGGTGTTAATGATAAAAAGGCACTTGAAGAAGTCTATGTTTTATATATGAACAATGACACAACAGGTCTACTAAGTGATGACTTTGACTATATGATTGATGATATGAAAGAACAAGGTAAGATTGTTGAAAATGTCAGTGATATTGAAGAAAAAGACGATCTTATAAATATCGTGGGCAATATAGCTGGTCAAGTAGAAAATCTTGAAAGAGAAAATGCAAATGGAGAAAAATTCAAAGTAAGTAATTTTTTAATTGTTTCAAAAGATGACGATGGGAATAAAGTTTATACCAATTGTTCAGCCTATGGAGATAAGACAAAAGATTTAGAGAACTTAAAGCAAGGAGATTTTGTTAAAATATTTGGACAAGTAAAAACAAGTATTGATAACAACGGAAAGGAACATAAGAATGTTCGTATTTTGTCTTCTAAGCTCTTAAAAATAAAAGAACAAGCAAAGAGTCAAGGCAAGGATAAAAAGTCAATATTAGGGCAAATAAAAAGCTTTAAGACAGACGATAAAACTAAATTTAATAAGAAAGACCATAGCAAAGGCGCAGAGAGATAA
- a CDS encoding helix-turn-helix domain-containing protein, protein MGFSYNKLWKLLIDKNMKKTDLQCAIATTPKTIAKMGRDENVSLETLGKICEYFQCDIGDIIEYRRKND, encoded by the coding sequence ATGGGATTTTCATATAATAAATTATGGAAGTTATTAATAGATAAAAATATGAAAAAAACAGACTTACAATGTGCAATAGCAACAACACCCAAGACAATAGCAAAAATGGGAAGAGACGAAAATGTAAGTTTGGAAACATTAGGAAAGATTTGTGAGTATTTTCAATGTGATATTGGAGATATTATTGAATATAGGAGAAAAAATGACTAA
- a CDS encoding aminoglycoside nucleotidyltransferase ANT(6)-Ia — protein sequence MRSEKEMMDLVLSLAEQDERIRIVTLEGSRANINIPKDEFQDYDITYFVSDIEPFISNDDWLNQFGNIIMMQKPEDMELFPAEEKGYSYIILFDDYNKIDLTLLPLEELGNYLNDDKLIKIILDKDGRIQQAVVPTDMDYHIRKPSAREYDDCCNEFWNTTTYVVKGLCRKEILFAIDHFNQIVRHELLRMISWKVGIETGFKLSVGKNYKFIERYISEDLWEKLLSTYRMDSYENIWEALFLCHQLFRAVSGEVAERLHYAYPEYDRNITKYTRDMYKKYTGKTGCLDSTYAADIEERREQ from the coding sequence ATGAGATCAGAAAAAGAAATGATGGATTTAGTACTTTCTTTAGCAGAACAGGATGAACGTATTCGAATTGTGACCCTTGAGGGGTCACGCGCAAATATTAATATACCTAAAGATGAATTTCAGGATTATGATATTACATATTTTGTAAGTGATATAGAACCGTTTATATCTAATGATGACTGGCTTAATCAATTTGGGAATATTATAATGATGCAAAAACCGGAGGATATGGAACTATTCCCGGCTGAAGAGAAAGGCTACTCCTATATAATACTTTTTGATGATTATAATAAAATAGACCTTACCTTATTGCCCCTGGAAGAGTTGGGAAACTACCTGAATGACGATAAATTGATAAAGATTATTCTGGATAAGGATGGAAGGATTCAGCAAGCTGTAGTTCCGACCGACATGGATTATCATATAAGAAAACCCAGTGCCCGGGAATACGATGACTGCTGCAATGAATTCTGGAACACCACTACCTATGTGGTTAAGGGACTGTGCCGTAAGGAAATTTTATTTGCTATTGATCATTTTAATCAGATTGTTCGCCATGAGCTGCTGAGAATGATATCATGGAAGGTCGGCATCGAAACAGGCTTTAAATTAAGTGTAGGCAAGAACTATAAGTTTATTGAAAGGTATATATCCGAGGATTTGTGGGAGAAACTTTTGTCCACCTACCGGATGGATTCCTATGAAAACATATGGGAAGCATTATTTCTATGCCATCAATTGTTCAGGGCGGTATCCGGTGAGGTGGCGGAAAGGCTTCATTATGCCTATCCGGAGTATGATAGGAATATAACAAAATATACCAGGGACATGTATAAAAAATACACTGGTAAAACCGGCTGCCTGGATAGCACATATGCCGCTGATATAGAAGAGAGGCGGGAACAGTGA